One window of Rasiella rasia genomic DNA carries:
- a CDS encoding DUF932 domain-containing protein — MYLQNLQQDEIFVPSEMKSLKSLTQMESRRGLENAIISNGKIVNVVSNSYGHIPNQLFFKKAEEMLTDAQLNFHKRTINKNDRSFITDFIIDDKSQFTVKNDKDLILPMLRFKNSYDGSEKTSGHFGFYREICSNGLHVSQAEIEFSIKHSKNNTHLIMPRLNNLFDKFLDNEFYTITKKFDKMKEFKIIDTKEFVKAILDKTKLFRYECSDKNSDPSKKSRDVIEILNYEALLLNEEPNLWLGYNAFNSILHNVLKKSFGQQERLDKKLFDEVYAMA, encoded by the coding sequence ATGTATTTACAAAATTTGCAACAGGATGAAATCTTCGTTCCATCAGAAATGAAATCCTTAAAGAGTCTGACACAGATGGAATCCAGACGAGGGCTTGAAAATGCCATCATCTCAAATGGCAAAATCGTTAATGTGGTCTCGAACAGCTATGGACACATTCCGAATCAACTGTTCTTTAAGAAAGCTGAAGAAATGCTAACCGATGCACAACTGAACTTCCACAAGCGCACCATCAATAAAAATGACAGGTCGTTCATTACCGACTTTATCATCGACGATAAAAGCCAGTTTACGGTCAAGAACGATAAGGATTTGATACTGCCGATGCTTCGGTTCAAGAACTCGTATGACGGTAGTGAAAAGACCTCTGGCCACTTCGGGTTTTATAGAGAAATATGTTCCAATGGCTTACACGTTTCTCAGGCGGAAATTGAGTTTTCGATAAAGCACAGTAAGAACAACACACACCTTATAATGCCAAGGCTGAACAATCTGTTCGATAAGTTTCTGGACAATGAGTTCTACACCATTACCAAGAAATTCGATAAGATGAAAGAATTTAAAATCATCGACACCAAGGAATTTGTTAAAGCCATTCTTGACAAAACCAAACTCTTCAGATACGAATGTAGCGACAAGAACAGCGACCCTTCAAAAAAGTCTCGTGATGTCATTGAAATATTGAACTACGAAGCCTTGTTGCTTAATGAAGAACCGAATCTTTGGCTGGGTTACAATGCCTTTAATTCTATACTTCATAATGTATTGAAGAAAAGCTTCGGCCAACAAGAACGGTTGGATAAAAAGCTGTTTGATGAAGTCTATGCTATGGCATAA
- a CDS encoding BfmA/BtgA family mobilization protein, whose product MDSFITIRFKRKTAKRFQEFSKMHFKTHTEAMENILDFFLYNEISPREKFGPTGRTIEAKLLKRINAVIAIMRDVEKTQTKPTVAMLQSLFVMEEPNKKPLIVEKKYAEEKKEVRLPAGEAGFREKRNIKNEL is encoded by the coding sequence ATGGATTCATTCATCACTATCAGGTTCAAACGAAAAACTGCCAAGCGGTTTCAGGAATTTTCCAAAATGCACTTTAAAACGCACACCGAAGCGATGGAAAACATCCTTGATTTCTTTCTCTATAACGAGATTTCCCCACGAGAAAAATTTGGTCCTACAGGTAGAACTATTGAAGCCAAGCTCTTGAAAAGAATCAATGCTGTCATCGCCATAATGCGTGATGTAGAAAAGACACAAACCAAACCTACGGTCGCAATGTTGCAATCCCTTTTTGTGATGGAAGAACCCAACAAAAAACCATTGATAGTTGAAAAGAAATATGCCGAAGAAAAGAAAGAAGTGCGCCTGCCTGCCGGCGAGGCAGGCTTTCGCGAAAAGCGAAACATTAAGAACGAACTATAA
- a CDS encoding efflux RND transporter periplasmic adaptor subunit: MNKNILYIAIAVIVGLLAGWLIFGNSGSEANANKDVSEMSDTHDHSGESENQMWTCSMHPQIMQPEPGDCPICGMDLIPAESGADGLAMNEIKMTENAMALANIQTTIVGNGTMSEDDGMISLSGKIATNEENNAVQASYFDGRIERLNVNFEGQKVNRGQLLATIYAPNLVAAQQELLTTASLKESQPELYKAVRNKLKLWKLSEAQINAIETSGKVRDNFPIYATVSGTVSEVMAREGDYVKQGQPILKVSNLNSVWAEFDAYENQISNLKVGQKIKVVTNAYANKEFDATVSFIDPILNNATRTVTVRATLKNTDDLFKPGMFVTGKLKGEMMMTNEVITVPASAVMWTGERSLVYIKTNPNEPVFEMREVTIGNRNGENYAVTEGLQNGDEIVTNGTFTVDAAAQLQGKNSMMNQGKKEDAMMPMSEMIMEFSENFQKQFKKALKPYLQMKDALVASDANQVSAFAKATSVSLKSADIKSLGSMEQSHMKKSIEMLDAIAANDNLENQRDHFVILNENMVPIAMSVNGTDEMLYVQKCPMANNNKGAVWLSTEEEIRNPYYGDAMLTCGSVIEEIE, encoded by the coding sequence ATGAACAAGAACATTTTATATATAGCAATTGCAGTAATCGTGGGACTACTGGCGGGCTGGCTCATTTTTGGCAATTCCGGTAGTGAAGCAAATGCAAACAAGGACGTTTCTGAAATGTCAGATACCCACGACCATTCTGGCGAATCAGAAAACCAAATGTGGACCTGCTCAATGCATCCACAAATTATGCAACCCGAACCTGGCGACTGCCCTATATGTGGAATGGACTTGATACCTGCTGAATCTGGTGCCGATGGTCTTGCAATGAATGAGATTAAAATGACAGAGAACGCAATGGCGCTGGCCAACATTCAAACTACTATTGTGGGTAATGGCACTATGTCAGAAGATGATGGAATGATTTCGCTTTCGGGTAAAATCGCCACCAACGAAGAAAACAATGCCGTACAAGCAAGTTATTTTGATGGGCGTATTGAGCGTTTGAATGTCAATTTTGAAGGCCAAAAAGTAAATCGAGGTCAATTACTGGCCACTATTTATGCGCCAAATTTGGTCGCTGCACAGCAAGAATTGCTCACAACCGCTTCATTAAAAGAATCGCAGCCTGAATTGTACAAAGCAGTGCGAAATAAATTAAAGCTCTGGAAACTTTCAGAAGCTCAAATTAATGCGATTGAAACTTCAGGAAAAGTGCGCGATAATTTTCCAATCTATGCCACCGTTTCAGGTACTGTTTCAGAAGTGATGGCACGTGAAGGCGACTATGTAAAACAAGGTCAGCCTATTTTGAAAGTAAGCAATTTGAATTCGGTTTGGGCAGAATTTGATGCCTATGAAAATCAAATTTCAAATTTAAAAGTGGGCCAGAAAATAAAGGTAGTAACCAATGCCTATGCCAATAAAGAATTTGACGCCACGGTTTCATTTATTGACCCAATATTGAACAATGCAACAAGAACGGTTACCGTAAGAGCAACACTGAAAAATACAGATGACCTCTTTAAACCAGGAATGTTTGTAACGGGTAAGCTCAAAGGGGAAATGATGATGACTAACGAAGTGATAACAGTTCCTGCAAGTGCCGTAATGTGGACAGGCGAACGCTCATTGGTCTATATAAAAACCAATCCCAACGAACCCGTTTTTGAAATGCGGGAAGTAACCATCGGAAACCGAAATGGCGAAAATTATGCTGTAACAGAGGGTTTACAAAATGGCGATGAGATTGTGACCAACGGCACCTTTACAGTAGACGCAGCAGCACAGCTACAAGGCAAAAACTCTATGATGAATCAGGGAAAGAAAGAGGATGCTATGATGCCAATGTCTGAAATGATAATGGAATTTTCAGAGAATTTTCAAAAGCAATTTAAAAAGGCGCTCAAGCCTTATTTACAGATGAAAGATGCTTTGGTAGCGAGCGATGCAAATCAGGTTTCCGCTTTCGCGAAAGCGACATCAGTATCCTTAAAATCCGCAGATATTAAAAGTCTCGGTAGTATGGAACAATCACATATGAAGAAAAGTATCGAAATGCTCGATGCCATTGCAGCGAACGACAACCTGGAAAATCAACGCGACCATTTCGTGATATTAAATGAAAATATGGTGCCCATTGCGATGAGTGTAAATGGAACCGATGAGATGTTATATGTTCAGAAATGCCCGATGGCAAACAATAATAAAGGCGCGGTTTGGCTAAGCACGGAAGAAGAAATCCGCAATCCTTATTATGGCGATGCAATGCTTACTTGTGGCAGTGTGATTGAGGAAATTGAGTAA
- a CDS encoding single-stranded DNA-binding protein, which produces MSTIRNHVQLIGNVGQEPTITNLESGKKVARFSLATNEYYKDSKGEKQTDTNWHTVVAWGKTAEIVEKYVEKGKEVGITGKLKTRTYTTDDGNQRYVTEVVADEILLLGSKNDK; this is translated from the coding sequence ATGAGTACTATTAGAAATCACGTACAGTTAATCGGAAACGTTGGACAAGAGCCGACCATTACGAACCTTGAAAGCGGAAAAAAAGTAGCCCGCTTCTCACTTGCCACAAACGAGTATTACAAAGACAGTAAAGGCGAAAAGCAAACGGACACCAATTGGCATACCGTAGTGGCTTGGGGCAAGACTGCTGAAATCGTTGAGAAATATGTCGAAAAAGGTAAAGAAGTTGGGATTACTGGAAAATTAAAGACCCGAACTTACACCACCGACGACGGAAATCAACGTTACGTAACGGAAGTTGTAGCCGACGAAATCCTTTTGCTTGGAAGTAAAAACGACAAGTAA
- a CDS encoding ParB/RepB/Spo0J family partition protein: MTTKASTTKKRSRAKVTAKKEENGKKSSVLQIQNLPLGNIKTDPEQPRKTFNKDALQQLSESIENHGVLQPITVRQLNGHYVIVMGERRYRASKLAGKKTIPCIVRTYENNDVLEVQIIENLQRQDVEPTEEAEAIAYLSEKYAPTEIAKRLGRTDNFIRQRLKLAGLIEGFKHFVRNGEMTISLGVGVALFAPEEQQMMLETMGEDFNAHQINRMIKDQTYDLETASFDVKDKKLVPKAGSCVECPFNAANQGNLFGEGKMVCTKSACFETKKSKSFLNLIEKSKKENILLIPEIRQYWADDENNQLIISQLEKNGLKVYLLDDVEIIEEPIKPTIEAIKIEYQHYDYSEDELKAELKEAIENYEKELKNYNSATDNGFVNGIVFHPETYQNKKVFVKVIEKSKDKSSEYSAPLVNRKMADCTPEEQIIKINEREIRKKHIENNKQFEDVVQMIRETEYIDTKKTLSTHEMVAFSISLFENNVDYMSQQKYFSKFLGNTSKMTKVEMVENFKKKFKKEIFHKLIRYMLTKQVHFGESNHLNNLTNISFYNAMQGYYKSKIASIEKEYTEKREKREARLKERIAVLEKRVKELNE, encoded by the coding sequence ATGACAACAAAAGCGAGTACCACAAAGAAGCGCAGTAGAGCAAAAGTAACTGCCAAAAAAGAAGAGAATGGAAAGAAATCATCCGTACTTCAAATTCAGAACTTACCATTGGGCAACATCAAGACTGACCCAGAACAACCAAGAAAGACTTTCAACAAAGACGCATTACAGCAACTTTCTGAGAGTATCGAAAATCACGGTGTGTTACAACCAATCACGGTAAGGCAACTAAATGGCCATTATGTCATCGTGATGGGCGAACGCAGATATCGTGCAAGCAAGCTGGCAGGAAAAAAGACCATACCCTGCATCGTGAGGACTTATGAGAACAATGATGTTCTTGAAGTTCAAATCATAGAAAATCTACAACGACAGGATGTAGAACCTACCGAAGAAGCTGAAGCGATTGCTTACCTAAGCGAGAAGTATGCACCAACAGAAATCGCAAAACGATTGGGCAGAACGGACAACTTTATCAGACAACGCCTAAAATTGGCAGGTTTGATAGAAGGCTTCAAGCACTTTGTCCGCAATGGCGAAATGACCATTTCATTGGGTGTAGGTGTCGCACTTTTTGCACCAGAGGAACAACAGATGATGTTGGAAACGATGGGCGAGGATTTTAATGCACACCAAATTAACAGGATGATAAAAGACCAAACCTATGATTTGGAAACGGCATCTTTCGATGTAAAGGATAAAAAGTTGGTGCCGAAAGCAGGGTCTTGTGTAGAATGTCCGTTCAATGCAGCCAATCAAGGCAATCTGTTCGGCGAGGGTAAAATGGTCTGCACAAAATCAGCTTGTTTTGAAACGAAGAAAAGTAAATCATTCTTGAACCTGATTGAGAAATCCAAGAAAGAGAATATTCTACTGATTCCTGAAATTAGACAGTATTGGGCAGATGACGAAAACAATCAGCTCATTATTTCACAGTTGGAAAAAAATGGCTTGAAGGTCTATCTACTGGATGATGTTGAAATAATCGAAGAACCAATTAAGCCAACAATAGAGGCCATCAAAATAGAATATCAACATTACGATTATTCTGAAGATGAACTAAAAGCTGAGCTTAAGGAAGCCATTGAGAACTACGAAAAAGAATTGAAAAATTACAATTCAGCAACTGACAATGGATTTGTAAACGGCATCGTGTTCCATCCTGAGACCTACCAGAACAAAAAAGTGTTTGTCAAGGTAATAGAAAAGTCAAAAGATAAATCGAGTGAGTATTCAGCACCATTAGTCAACAGAAAAATGGCGGATTGTACACCCGAAGAACAAATCATTAAAATCAATGAAAGGGAAATCCGTAAGAAGCACATTGAGAACAACAAACAGTTCGAGGATGTAGTTCAAATGATTCGTGAGACCGAATACATCGATACGAAGAAGACACTTTCAACACACGAAATGGTGGCGTTCTCGATATCGCTCTTTGAAAATAATGTGGACTATATGAGCCAACAAAAATATTTTTCAAAGTTCTTGGGCAACACGTCCAAGATGACCAAAGTTGAAATGGTCGAGAATTTCAAGAAGAAATTCAAAAAGGAAATCTTTCACAAGTTGATACGGTATATGCTCACGAAGCAAGTGCATTTTGGCGAGAGCAATCACTTAAATAACCTGACGAACATTTCATTCTACAATGCGATGCAAGGATATTACAAATCCAAGATTGCCAGTATTGAGAAAGAATATACCGAAAAGAGAGAAAAGCGTGAAGCACGTTTGAAAGAGCGAATTGCAGTTCTTGAAAAGAGAGTCAAAGAGCTTAACGAGTAG
- a CDS encoding DUF6876 family protein, with amino-acid sequence MKAQVNEIKERLQYFNGTEMFYQIPLLKTRFTDGLKYLSEVAECFWLITDASVIAKSLMNRSEFITIDFKRLPEEKQDYTGYEAEIIYSDGNDTILEKHGYRATDFPLDELRLFFVNDTLMLPSEY; translated from the coding sequence ATGAAAGCACAAGTTAACGAAATTAAAGAGCGGTTGCAATATTTTAATGGAACAGAAATGTTCTATCAAATTCCGCTATTGAAAACACGATTTACCGATGGATTGAAATATCTTTCCGAGGTTGCCGAATGTTTTTGGCTTATTACGGATGCTTCCGTAATTGCAAAAAGTCTGATGAACCGAAGCGAATTTATCACTATCGATTTTAAAAGGTTGCCCGAAGAAAAACAGGATTATACAGGCTACGAAGCCGAGATAATTTACAGCGATGGCAACGATACTATTTTGGAAAAACACGGCTATCGTGCCACCGATTTTCCACTCGATGAACTGCGGTTGTTTTTTGTAAATGATACGCTGATGCTACCAAGCGAATATTAG
- the mobB gene encoding MobB family relaxase → MYITITPQKMGGNFSKSSADFVGYLEKENQGLEQQDMEHFFNQYGDEISAEEVIKEIDGNTAKLEKHEPRFYSITVSPSKYELQKLQNSSKDLKRYTRELMKDYVASFNREIKGRPVNIDDIKYYAKIEHQRTFKGTDFQVKENQPFATKILQLKTEIRNVQEGRAEGNIKRMKKEIAKLERQAPHQQNGKRIVQGMQKDGNQSHIHIIVSRKDASNRFSLSPGSKYKASDVKLNGQNVKRGFDRDKFFKNAEKTFDKTFGYKRNFAETYKARKDFVKNPNLYFAALMKLPANEKALAFKMIAKTGLPIVPNIPVSQTQIALRVLKRLRRGAEIAIKSSSIGI, encoded by the coding sequence ATGTACATCACGATAACACCCCAAAAGATGGGCGGTAACTTTTCCAAAAGTTCAGCAGATTTTGTTGGCTATTTAGAGAAAGAAAATCAAGGTTTGGAACAGCAGGATATGGAACATTTTTTCAATCAATACGGCGATGAGATTTCTGCTGAGGAAGTCATTAAGGAAATCGATGGGAATACCGCCAAACTGGAAAAACACGAACCAAGATTCTACTCAATTACCGTTAGTCCTTCAAAATATGAATTGCAAAAACTTCAGAACAGTAGCAAAGATTTAAAACGATACACCAGAGAGCTGATGAAAGATTATGTGGCTTCATTCAATAGGGAAATCAAAGGGCGACCGGTCAACATAGATGACATAAAGTACTATGCAAAAATAGAGCACCAACGCACATTTAAAGGGACAGATTTTCAAGTAAAAGAGAACCAACCTTTCGCAACAAAAATACTTCAGCTGAAAACTGAAATCCGAAACGTTCAGGAAGGACGAGCAGAAGGAAATATTAAAAGGATGAAAAAGGAAATTGCCAAACTGGAACGCCAAGCACCACACCAACAAAATGGAAAACGGATTGTCCAGGGAATGCAAAAAGATGGAAACCAAAGCCACATCCATATTATCGTGAGCCGTAAGGATGCGTCCAACAGATTCAGCTTATCGCCCGGAAGCAAATACAAAGCGTCAGATGTAAAGTTGAATGGGCAAAACGTAAAACGGGGATTTGACCGAGATAAATTCTTTAAGAATGCAGAAAAAACTTTTGATAAGACTTTTGGCTATAAACGCAACTTTGCCGAGACCTACAAAGCCCGAAAGGATTTTGTAAAAAATCCCAATCTCTATTTCGCTGCCTTGATGAAACTACCAGCTAACGAAAAAGCCTTGGCTTTTAAAATGATAGCAAAAACGGGATTACCGATAGTGCCAAATATTCCAGTTAGTCAAACACAGATTGCACTTAGGGTTCTTAAACGGTTGAGACGTGGTGCTGAAATAGCAATTAAATCGAGTTCCATTGGAATTTAA